From Pulveribacter suum, a single genomic window includes:
- a CDS encoding coniferyl aldehyde dehydrogenase, with protein sequence MTPDDIRDLFQRQREASRAQPDAPVSLRRERLLRLGKMLEENAPVLAAAVQADFGMRSPRLTEVADFFVLRAQLAHTLRHLARWSRRRKVFTPLFLQPARGFIERQPLGVVGVISPWNYPVQLALAPAMSALAAGNRVLLKPSELTPHTSAQLAALVSQFFAPEEFAVVQGDAATAALVASLPFDHLVFTGSTSVGRKVAQAAAANLTPTTLELGGKSPCIIDADCDLQDAALKIAHGKLLNAGQTCIAPDYVLLPRGSEAAFAEAFRTAVARLFPYFEGNPDYASIISTRHLARLRTMLQQAQTLGAQVQVLQPAPGSPPPPPQGIGDGVGRQMAPVLVFGATAQMQLMQEEIFGPVLPVLSYERLQDAVAHINAHPRPLALYWFGRSDSVRDDVLRSTVSGGVSVNDTLMHIAHDNLPFGGVGDSGWGAYHGERGYLRFCHQKSVLVQSRFSMGHLLYPPYGTRFDRVMGLLRRLM encoded by the coding sequence ATGACCCCCGACGACATTCGCGACCTCTTTCAGCGCCAGCGCGAGGCCAGCCGCGCGCAGCCTGATGCGCCTGTGAGCCTGCGCCGCGAGCGCCTGTTGCGCCTGGGCAAGATGCTTGAGGAAAACGCGCCCGTGCTGGCCGCGGCCGTGCAGGCAGATTTCGGCATGCGCTCGCCGCGCCTGACCGAGGTGGCGGATTTTTTCGTACTGCGCGCCCAGCTGGCGCACACGCTGCGCCACTTGGCGCGCTGGAGCCGCCGGCGCAAGGTCTTTACCCCGCTGTTTTTGCAGCCCGCGCGCGGCTTCATCGAGCGCCAGCCGCTGGGCGTGGTGGGGGTGATCTCTCCCTGGAACTACCCCGTGCAGCTGGCCCTGGCGCCGGCCATGAGCGCCCTGGCCGCGGGCAACCGCGTGCTGCTCAAACCCAGTGAGCTGACCCCGCACACTTCGGCGCAGCTGGCGGCGCTGGTATCGCAGTTCTTCGCGCCGGAGGAGTTCGCCGTGGTGCAGGGCGACGCGGCCACCGCGGCGCTGGTCGCCTCGCTGCCGTTTGACCACCTGGTGTTCACCGGCTCCACGTCCGTGGGCCGCAAGGTGGCGCAGGCCGCGGCCGCCAACCTGACACCGACCACGCTGGAGCTGGGCGGCAAGTCGCCCTGCATCATCGATGCCGACTGCGACCTGCAGGACGCTGCGCTGAAGATCGCCCACGGCAAGCTGCTCAATGCCGGACAGACCTGCATTGCGCCCGACTACGTGCTGCTGCCGCGCGGCAGCGAGGCGGCGTTTGCCGAGGCCTTCCGCACGGCGGTGGCGCGGCTGTTTCCGTACTTCGAGGGCAACCCGGACTACGCGTCCATCATCAGCACGCGCCACCTGGCGCGGCTGCGCACCATGCTGCAGCAGGCACAGACCCTGGGCGCGCAGGTGCAGGTGCTGCAGCCCGCACCCGGCAGCCCGCCGCCCCCGCCGCAGGGCATCGGTGACGGCGTGGGCCGGCAGATGGCGCCGGTGCTGGTCTTCGGCGCCACGGCGCAGATGCAGCTGATGCAAGAGGAAATCTTCGGCCCCGTGCTGCCCGTGCTGAGCTACGAGCGGCTGCAGGACGCCGTCGCCCACATCAATGCCCACCCCCGCCCACTGGCCTTGTACTGGTTCGGCCGCAGCGACAGCGTACGCGACGATGTGCTGCGCAGCACGGTCAGCGGCGGCGTGTCGGTCAACGACACGCTGATGCACATCGCGCACGACAACCTGCCCTTTGGCGGCGTGGGCGACAGCGGCTGGGGCGCCTACCACGGCGAGCGCGGCTACTTGCGCTTTTGCCACCAAAAGAGCGTGTTGGTGCAGTCGCGCTTCAGCATGGGCCATCTGCTGTACCCGCCCTACGGGACGCGCTTTGACCGTGTGATGGGGCTGTTGCGCCGGCTGATGTAG
- a CDS encoding phospholipase D family protein, translating into MPVQDLPLRPRLGAFFSRAWVMASLALVCSACAGLPKDVDRPVSTAIEVASEPTALSAWVAEQRRAAGARSASGFMLLSGPQEAYGSRLALVEHAQKTLDLQYYTIHADASTARLLAGVVQAARRGVRVRILLDDFHSTGRNALVMRLAFEPHIEMRMFNPVAGTRASTVGRLWGSLTDFSRVQQRMHNKLFIADNVMGVTGGRNLGDAYFGQGQAENFVDLDVLAVGPIVADMSRSFDSFWNNPRSYPVQSLVTREELDRMREQFKRKDAEDAEKAASPDAAAAAQPAPPPPAAQAKAAAARAAASSVAADVAPPPEDGDPHKAVRAWNEQPMDLRRAPLVWAPAVILADKPTKIPLEGGDPDAPQRAEPGQELPSPAASAPAPVPGAGAKPPALPKTEAENETVVDGLLTLMARTQRELLIISPYFVPGDDMKAAFAAARARGVRVRILTNSLASNDAPIAHVGYARHRRELLEMGVELYELRSEQAGLRSAFGDSGGSASPTGSQGGSDGGPGASRSMLHSKVIVMDRRLVVIGSMNLDLRSQLQNTEIALLVRSSALAQQAARQIDLVMHRGAWHVQQQDQESGGALVWRAPEGSGLEDAHADPDSSFALRLMLRLLGPLAPDRLL; encoded by the coding sequence ATGCCCGTCCAAGACCTACCGCTGCGCCCGCGCCTAGGGGCGTTTTTTTCCCGCGCCTGGGTGATGGCCTCGCTGGCGCTGGTCTGCAGCGCCTGCGCGGGCTTGCCCAAGGACGTGGACCGGCCGGTATCCACGGCCATCGAGGTGGCGAGCGAACCCACGGCCCTGTCCGCCTGGGTGGCCGAGCAGCGCCGCGCTGCAGGCGCGCGCTCTGCCTCGGGCTTCATGCTGCTCAGCGGGCCGCAGGAGGCCTACGGCAGCCGCCTGGCCCTGGTGGAGCATGCGCAAAAGACGCTGGATCTGCAGTACTACACCATCCACGCCGACGCCAGCACCGCCCGGCTGCTGGCGGGCGTGGTGCAGGCGGCGCGGCGCGGCGTGCGTGTGCGCATCCTGCTGGATGACTTTCACAGCACCGGGCGCAACGCGCTGGTGATGCGCCTGGCTTTTGAGCCCCACATCGAGATGCGCATGTTCAACCCGGTGGCGGGCACCCGCGCGTCCACGGTGGGACGGCTGTGGGGATCGCTGACCGACTTCTCGCGCGTGCAGCAGCGCATGCACAACAAGCTGTTCATCGCCGACAACGTCATGGGCGTGACGGGAGGACGCAACCTGGGCGATGCCTACTTCGGTCAGGGGCAGGCAGAAAACTTCGTCGATCTGGACGTGCTGGCGGTAGGACCCATCGTGGCCGACATGTCGCGCAGCTTCGACAGCTTCTGGAACAACCCGCGCTCGTACCCCGTGCAGTCGCTCGTCACGCGCGAAGAGCTGGACCGCATGCGCGAGCAGTTCAAGCGCAAGGACGCGGAGGACGCCGAAAAGGCCGCCTCCCCTGACGCTGCAGCCGCGGCGCAGCCCGCTCCGCCGCCCCCCGCCGCGCAGGCCAAGGCGGCTGCGGCCCGTGCCGCAGCCAGCAGCGTGGCCGCCGATGTCGCCCCACCACCCGAAGACGGCGATCCGCACAAGGCCGTCCGTGCCTGGAACGAGCAGCCCATGGACCTGCGGCGCGCGCCGCTGGTCTGGGCCCCGGCGGTGATCCTGGCTGACAAGCCCACCAAGATCCCGCTGGAGGGGGGCGACCCGGACGCGCCCCAACGTGCCGAGCCCGGACAAGAGCTGCCCAGCCCCGCAGCCAGCGCACCAGCGCCCGTGCCAGGCGCTGGTGCCAAGCCGCCTGCCCTGCCCAAAACCGAGGCCGAGAACGAGACCGTGGTGGACGGCCTGCTCACCCTGATGGCCCGCACCCAGCGCGAGCTGCTCATCATCTCGCCCTACTTCGTGCCAGGCGACGACATGAAGGCTGCCTTCGCCGCCGCCCGTGCACGCGGCGTGCGGGTGCGCATCCTCACCAATTCGCTGGCCTCCAACGACGCGCCCATCGCTCACGTGGGCTATGCCCGCCACCGCCGCGAGCTGCTGGAGATGGGGGTGGAGCTGTACGAGCTGCGCAGTGAGCAGGCCGGTCTGCGCTCGGCCTTCGGGGATTCGGGCGGCAGCGCCAGCCCCACGGGCAGCCAGGGCGGCTCGGACGGCGGCCCGGGTGCGTCGCGCTCCATGCTGCACTCCAAGGTCATCGTGATGGACCGCCGCCTGGTGGTGATCGGCTCCATGAACCTGGACCTGCGCTCGCAGCTGCAAAACACTGAGATCGCCCTGCTGGTGCGCAGCAGCGCGCTGGCGCAGCAGGCCGCCCGGCAGATCGACTTGGTGATGCACCGCGGCGCCTGGCATGTACAGCAGCAGGACCAGGAAAGCGGCGGCGCCCTGGTCTGGCGCGCGCCCGAGGGCAGCGGCCTGGAGGATGCGCACGCCGACCCTGACAGCAGTTTCGCGCTGCGCCTGATGCTCAGGCTGCTGGGTCCGCTGGCGCCTGACCGTCTGCTGTAG
- a CDS encoding pilus assembly protein → MPSSSPLRFPQTLIALAAVAALTPQKLWAALDFAQAPPGTVEPYVAPNVIISIDDSGSMNYRLDRENATGANEATSPNGPSPNTWLLNSRRMNVLKYALKEVFNDTNLLPDGKIRLAWQAMNANNNTPGNINTGGTAQSSTNSMKVLDQVHRSNFISFINRLTPNSSTPSHKMFKQADEYMRLPLHQNGPWAIKPGTTGSPYLGCRRNYHIFMTDGRWNGTVSGGSQDNNTAGTRFPDSTLYSGPNTRLYHDTYSDTLADWAFKSWSDSLKTSGLTGTVKPLPEYNQAPATEVIGGMALPKYWNPKYNPATWPHMVTYTIGFSQMAYTWPGAPSIIRPTEMVPFGYDGSFPDLVNGTKTWPAMSSEDRRSLDLWHAALNGRGRFYAVEKGEDLEDAFRQIIKTIGTDVEPDRGSTATSGSNATRNNVGRFTASYEPDKHWKGMITGEIVKSDNTTAPHPGWGNESTADKLDGTPFGSRVILSWSDQKDALGKEKGGVAFRWATNQTYLSTAQKTYLNAGNLGSDRLNYVRGDTSKQRTSTISTLPFRQRTSVQGDIVNSEVWYTGAPASNYALKNYSNFTQSNKDRSAMIYVGGNDGMLHGFSADNGSEKLAYVPRGAIPKLARLTDPVFNDQHRYYVDGSPMTGDVDIGGGPLDPKDPSYPTYNPLWRTMLIGTLGAGGKGYFVLDVTNPSNFAESNASSLAVMDRTRDIDEVAADCSALSGSVKTACDKQNEEDTDIGHIFAKPVVDPDNVQRTTQIVRMNNNRWAVVMGNGYNSVNQRPVLLIQYLDQGRELVRLVATGSTPPGTTGNTTDNGLSAPRLVDINNDGRPDVVYAGDNKGNLWKFLIASSNDSEWGVAQWGSSSNTTANSTINGTPLYTAKGGTEGSPNSRTLPQPIVTAPTVRANDRMKTITVAGVPQTLPVGGMMVAFGTGRNVAKTDPENAGMGIHTLYSVLDNTVYKLLGTEKDRVAVCSNTGDSDCQGLLDRYGLPSAVSVTASGPGSLVQRSISSSVVHSRDNREFWTVDAASGIDWNTHKGWYLDLPQTGERLLKPMEFYDASNILTVFTQVPARGSRTALTTESCEAGTPENERQYLTMINIMDGKRSSVQLMDTNGDGKYDLSADRGASRMSVTKGAQTLIKFHNKATLYGKEAGGERKDDIALMPETALRPSWRQLQ, encoded by the coding sequence ATGCCCTCTTCCAGCCCACTTCGCTTTCCACAAACCCTGATTGCACTGGCGGCAGTGGCAGCACTGACTCCCCAAAAATTGTGGGCAGCTCTGGACTTCGCACAAGCTCCGCCCGGTACGGTGGAGCCATATGTTGCACCGAACGTCATCATTTCCATCGACGATTCGGGCAGTATGAACTACCGGCTGGACCGGGAAAATGCCACAGGCGCCAACGAAGCCACCTCACCCAATGGACCGTCGCCCAACACTTGGCTTCTTAACAGCCGGCGTATGAACGTCCTGAAATACGCCCTGAAGGAGGTTTTCAACGATACCAACCTTCTACCTGACGGCAAGATACGCCTAGCTTGGCAGGCCATGAATGCCAACAATAACACTCCCGGTAATATCAACACCGGAGGTACGGCACAGTCCAGCACCAATTCTATGAAGGTATTGGACCAAGTCCACCGAAGCAATTTCATCAGCTTCATCAATAGACTTACGCCGAACAGCAGCACCCCATCTCATAAGATGTTCAAACAAGCAGACGAATACATGCGCCTGCCGTTACACCAAAATGGGCCGTGGGCGATAAAACCAGGAACAACAGGCTCCCCTTATTTGGGGTGCAGGCGCAATTATCATATCTTCATGACCGATGGCCGCTGGAACGGAACAGTCTCGGGCGGATCACAAGATAACAATACCGCGGGCACCAGATTTCCTGACAGTACGCTCTACAGCGGCCCCAATACCAGGCTATACCATGATACTTACAGCGACACCCTGGCCGACTGGGCGTTCAAGAGTTGGTCGGACAGCTTAAAGACCAGCGGGCTGACCGGTACGGTAAAACCTCTTCCTGAATACAATCAGGCGCCAGCCACTGAAGTGATCGGCGGGATGGCGCTACCCAAATACTGGAATCCAAAATATAATCCTGCCACGTGGCCTCACATGGTGACCTACACCATTGGCTTCAGCCAGATGGCGTATACATGGCCCGGTGCGCCAAGCATTATCCGCCCCACCGAAATGGTGCCGTTTGGATATGACGGCAGCTTCCCAGACCTGGTCAATGGAACTAAGACTTGGCCTGCCATGAGCAGCGAGGACCGTCGCTCCCTGGACCTGTGGCATGCTGCCCTCAATGGGCGCGGGCGCTTTTATGCAGTAGAAAAAGGCGAAGATTTGGAAGATGCATTTCGCCAGATCATCAAAACGATCGGAACGGATGTAGAGCCCGACCGAGGCTCCACGGCGACCAGCGGCAGTAACGCCACGCGCAACAACGTGGGACGCTTCACCGCCAGTTATGAACCGGACAAGCATTGGAAAGGAATGATCACTGGCGAAATTGTCAAGTCGGATAACACTACCGCCCCTCATCCTGGTTGGGGCAACGAAAGTACTGCTGACAAACTCGACGGCACCCCTTTTGGCAGCCGGGTCATTTTGAGTTGGAGTGACCAAAAAGACGCACTGGGCAAGGAGAAGGGTGGAGTGGCTTTTCGATGGGCCACGAACCAAACCTATCTGAGCACGGCACAAAAGACCTACCTCAATGCGGGCAATCTGGGTTCGGACCGTCTGAATTACGTCCGCGGAGATACGAGCAAGCAGCGTACCTCGACTATCTCCACCCTTCCATTCCGGCAGCGCACATCCGTGCAAGGTGATATTGTCAATTCCGAGGTGTGGTACACAGGAGCTCCGGCGAGCAACTATGCATTGAAGAACTATTCAAACTTCACACAGAGCAACAAAGATAGATCCGCCATGATTTATGTGGGGGGCAATGATGGAATGCTGCATGGCTTTTCTGCGGATAATGGCAGTGAGAAATTGGCCTATGTGCCGCGCGGCGCTATCCCGAAACTAGCCCGCTTGACCGATCCGGTGTTTAATGATCAGCATCGCTACTATGTAGACGGCTCTCCGATGACCGGTGACGTGGACATCGGCGGAGGCCCGTTGGATCCCAAAGACCCCAGCTATCCGACATACAATCCGCTGTGGCGCACCATGCTCATTGGAACCTTGGGGGCTGGAGGGAAAGGCTATTTTGTTCTTGATGTCACCAATCCAAGCAATTTCGCTGAGAGCAACGCCTCCTCGCTGGCGGTAATGGACAGGACTCGAGATATTGATGAAGTTGCAGCAGACTGCTCAGCGCTGAGTGGAAGCGTCAAGACTGCGTGCGACAAGCAGAACGAGGAAGACACAGATATAGGGCATATCTTTGCCAAGCCCGTTGTCGACCCTGATAATGTCCAGAGGACCACGCAGATTGTTCGCATGAACAACAATCGCTGGGCTGTAGTCATGGGCAATGGGTATAACAGCGTGAACCAGCGGCCTGTGCTACTGATTCAGTATCTAGACCAAGGCAGGGAATTAGTGAGACTAGTCGCTACAGGCAGCACCCCCCCGGGCACCACTGGCAACACCACGGATAACGGATTGTCAGCTCCTCGTCTAGTAGACATTAATAACGATGGAAGGCCGGACGTAGTCTACGCCGGAGATAACAAGGGCAATCTGTGGAAGTTTCTGATTGCCAGCAGTAACGACAGTGAGTGGGGCGTGGCCCAGTGGGGCTCCAGTTCCAATACTACCGCCAATTCAACCATCAACGGCACACCGCTTTATACTGCCAAGGGAGGCACTGAAGGCTCTCCAAACTCCCGCACGCTGCCTCAGCCTATAGTGACTGCTCCTACGGTACGCGCCAACGACCGCATGAAAACCATTACCGTCGCTGGTGTGCCTCAAACATTGCCTGTTGGCGGAATGATGGTCGCGTTCGGCACAGGACGCAATGTTGCCAAGACCGATCCGGAGAATGCCGGCATGGGCATTCATACGCTTTATTCCGTGCTTGACAACACGGTCTATAAACTTTTGGGGACAGAGAAGGACCGTGTGGCCGTATGTTCCAACACCGGAGACAGCGACTGTCAAGGGTTGCTGGATCGCTACGGTCTGCCATCTGCGGTCTCAGTGACTGCTTCAGGCCCCGGTAGTCTTGTTCAGCGCTCAATTAGCTCGTCAGTGGTGCATTCAAGAGATAACCGCGAATTCTGGACGGTGGATGCAGCATCAGGCATCGACTGGAATACGCACAAGGGATGGTATTTGGATTTACCACAGACGGGCGAGCGCCTGCTCAAGCCGATGGAGTTTTACGACGCCAGCAACATCTTGACGGTATTCACCCAAGTACCTGCTCGAGGTTCTCGCACAGCTTTGACCACTGAAAGTTGTGAGGCGGGCACGCCGGAAAACGAGCGTCAGTATCTAACGATGATTAATATCATGGATGGCAAGCGCTCCAGTGTTCAACTTATGGACACCAATGGAGATGGAAAATACGACCTGTCAGCCGATCGTGGCGCCTCACGTATGAGTGTGACAAAGGGGGCGCAGACCCTCATCAAATTCCACAACAAGGCGACGCTCTACGGGAAGGAGGCCGGTGGAGAACGCAAAGATGACATTGCCCTGATGCCCGAAACGGCGCTCCGGCCGAGCTGGCGTCAACTGCAGTGA
- a CDS encoding type IV pilin protein has translation MPQYTKIKQLGFTLIEVMIVVAIVGILAAIAMPSYTEYIRRGHRADARAGLLQAQQWLERAATAQGTYPTTLPSTLTWAADTSKRYTIGFRGVATPTAFTLIATRRGAQMGDKCGDFTLANTGTRGADNLASGVTAADCWNK, from the coding sequence ATGCCTCAATACACGAAGATTAAACAGCTTGGCTTCACACTCATTGAAGTCATGATCGTGGTAGCGATAGTCGGTATTTTGGCGGCCATTGCCATGCCCAGCTATACTGAATATATTCGCCGCGGTCACCGAGCTGATGCGCGTGCCGGATTGCTGCAAGCACAGCAGTGGCTGGAGCGTGCAGCTACAGCGCAGGGCACCTATCCCACTACCTTACCTTCCACGCTGACTTGGGCTGCAGACACTAGCAAGCGCTACACAATTGGTTTTCGCGGAGTGGCCACTCCCACGGCCTTTACGCTGATTGCGACCCGGCGTGGTGCCCAAATGGGGGACAAATGCGGTGATTTCACACTCGCTAATACAGGAACTCGTGGGGCGGATAACCTCGCAAGCGGTGTCACTGCCGCTGATTGTTGGAACAAGTGA
- a CDS encoding tRNA-dihydrouridine synthase encodes MEAAPTPTLLLAPMEGLLDFVLRDVLTRVGGVDRCVCEFIRVTGSLLPDKVFYRFIPELRNGSRTLAGVPVRAQLLGSDPSSMADNAARLAELGAEGIDLNFGCPARTVNRHGGGAAMLREPERIAAVVAAVRRAVPAHLPVSAKMRLGYDDPGSAMQCALAMQDGGACEVVVHARTKADGYRPPAYWERIAPLRQALRVPVVANGEIWNLQDAQRCRALSGGDALMLGRGMVADPGLALAIRAADAGGQGEEAPVEVRWQALAPQLARFWHLVCKDLDPPQRAGRLKQWLNLLRRRHPQAQAAFDQVRVMTDQRAITLWLQQLVAAAATADGQAPADPAA; translated from the coding sequence ATGGAGGCTGCACCCACGCCCACGCTGCTGCTGGCCCCCATGGAGGGGCTGCTGGACTTTGTACTGCGCGACGTGCTCACCCGGGTGGGCGGGGTGGACCGCTGTGTGTGCGAGTTCATCCGCGTCACCGGCTCGCTGCTGCCGGACAAGGTTTTCTATCGCTTCATCCCTGAGCTGCGCAACGGCAGCCGCACGCTGGCCGGCGTGCCGGTGCGCGCGCAGCTGCTGGGCTCCGACCCGTCCAGCATGGCCGACAACGCCGCGCGCCTGGCCGAGCTCGGCGCCGAGGGCATCGACCTGAACTTTGGCTGCCCGGCCCGCACCGTGAACCGCCATGGCGGCGGCGCCGCGATGCTGCGCGAGCCCGAGCGCATCGCCGCCGTGGTGGCTGCCGTGCGCCGCGCCGTGCCGGCGCACCTGCCCGTGTCGGCCAAGATGCGGCTGGGCTATGACGACCCCGGCAGCGCGATGCAATGCGCCCTGGCCATGCAGGACGGCGGTGCCTGCGAGGTGGTGGTGCATGCCCGCACCAAGGCCGACGGCTACCGCCCGCCCGCTTACTGGGAGCGCATTGCACCCCTGCGCCAGGCGCTGCGCGTGCCGGTGGTGGCCAACGGCGAGATCTGGAACCTGCAGGACGCGCAGCGCTGCCGCGCGCTGAGCGGCGGCGACGCGCTGATGCTGGGCCGCGGCATGGTGGCCGACCCCGGCCTGGCGCTCGCCATTCGAGCGGCCGACGCAGGGGGGCAGGGCGAGGAGGCACCCGTCGAGGTGCGTTGGCAGGCGCTGGCGCCGCAGCTGGCGCGCTTTTGGCACCTGGTCTGCAAAGACCTGGACCCGCCGCAGCGGGCGGGCCGGCTCAAGCAATGGCTGAACCTGCTGCGCCGGCGCCATCCGCAGGCGCAGGCGGCTTTCGACCAGGTGCGCGTGATGACCGACCAGCGCGCCATCACCCTGTGGCTGCAGCAGCTGGTGGCAGCGGCGGCTACAGCAGACGGTCAGGCGCCAGCGGACCCAGCAGCCTGA
- the ribD gene encoding bifunctional diaminohydroxyphosphoribosylaminopyrimidine deaminase/5-amino-6-(5-phosphoribosylamino)uracil reductase RibD: MTAKVPRPFITQALELAAQALFLSSPNPRVGCVIAAPGGQVLGQGFTQQAGGPHAEVVALRDAAARGFDVRGATAYVTLEPCSHHGRTGPCCDALAQAGIARVVASIADPNPLVAGQGFARLQAAGIEVEVGPGAQQSRELNIGFFSRMVRGLPWVRMKAAASLDGVTALANGASQWITSPEARADGHAWRARACAVLTGTGTVLHDDPRLDVREVATPRQPRLVVVDSHLQTPAHARLLDVPQREVLIYTAAPTGAAGAAALQARGAAVVSLPDAQGQVDLPALLRDLAARGVNELHLEAGQRLNGAFIRGGLVDEVLLYLAPVLLGSGAQGIAQWGPLTGLAQGLPLRLLGAEQRGPDLRLLARVTGRDAF, translated from the coding sequence ATGACAGCCAAAGTCCCTCGCCCCTTCATCACCCAAGCGCTTGAGCTCGCCGCCCAGGCGCTTTTTCTTTCCAGCCCCAACCCGCGCGTGGGCTGCGTCATCGCCGCGCCCGGCGGCCAGGTGCTGGGCCAGGGCTTCACCCAGCAGGCCGGCGGCCCGCATGCCGAGGTGGTGGCGCTGCGCGACGCCGCGGCGCGGGGCTTTGACGTGCGCGGGGCCACGGCCTATGTGACGCTGGAGCCCTGCTCGCACCACGGCCGTACCGGGCCCTGCTGCGATGCGCTGGCGCAGGCGGGCATCGCCCGTGTGGTCGCTTCGATCGCCGATCCCAACCCGCTGGTGGCCGGCCAGGGCTTTGCGCGGCTGCAGGCCGCAGGGATTGAAGTGGAAGTCGGCCCCGGCGCGCAGCAGTCGCGCGAGCTCAACATCGGCTTCTTCAGCCGCATGGTGCGGGGCCTACCCTGGGTGCGGATGAAAGCCGCGGCCTCGCTCGATGGCGTGACGGCGCTGGCCAACGGCGCCAGCCAGTGGATCACCTCGCCCGAGGCGCGCGCGGACGGCCACGCCTGGCGCGCCCGTGCGTGCGCGGTGCTGACCGGCACCGGCACGGTGCTGCACGACGACCCGCGGCTGGATGTGCGTGAGGTGGCTACGCCGCGCCAGCCGCGCTTGGTGGTGGTGGACAGTCACCTGCAGACGCCCGCGCATGCCCGCCTCTTAGATGTGCCGCAGCGCGAGGTGCTGATTTACACGGCCGCGCCGACCGGAGCAGCCGGGGCCGCCGCGCTGCAGGCGCGCGGGGCGGCGGTGGTCTCGCTGCCCGATGCGCAGGGCCAGGTGGATTTGCCCGCCCTGCTGCGCGACCTGGCCGCGCGCGGCGTGAACGAGCTGCACCTGGAGGCCGGCCAGCGGCTCAACGGCGCCTTCATCCGTGGGGGGCTGGTGGATGAGGTGCTGCTCTACCTCGCCCCCGTGCTGCTGGGCAGCGGCGCGCAGGGTATCGCGCAGTGGGGCCCGCTGACGGGCCTGGCGCAGGGCTTGCCCCTGCGCTTGCTGGGCGCCGAGCAGAGGGGCCCGGACCTGCGGCTGCTGGCACGCGTGACCGGGCGTGACGCTTTTTGA
- a CDS encoding pilus assembly PilX family protein, whose amino-acid sequence MILAARLPQHPARRPRQRGVALFVVIVFVMLSMLLALWASRTSFFNEMVVGNDTDYQRAFEAAQALLQDAELDIRGEKADGSLCMGTGDTCRTTTSAKIPLETKDIGLLLGTLNSETSKCRDGLCVKRTGRQDFWNYTSTTSPAPSNLQPGEVPMEQLTVNGVAARYGQYTGAGTSDTNPILNNTVAKQGGWYWVEVMPYVEDASKSGLIANAAANQLALHMSPNVVYRITAIAKGRKPNTQVVLQQAYARQKLKD is encoded by the coding sequence ATGATCCTCGCCGCTCGGCTTCCACAGCACCCCGCTCGTCGTCCCAGACAACGCGGCGTCGCGTTATTCGTCGTCATTGTGTTCGTCATGCTGTCCATGCTGCTAGCCCTATGGGCCTCGCGCACCTCGTTCTTCAATGAGATGGTCGTGGGCAACGATACGGATTACCAACGCGCTTTCGAAGCAGCGCAGGCCTTGCTTCAGGACGCAGAACTCGACATCCGGGGGGAAAAGGCCGATGGCTCGCTCTGCATGGGCACTGGGGATACTTGCCGCACCACTACTTCCGCGAAAATTCCGCTGGAAACCAAAGACATCGGCCTTCTCCTGGGTACGTTGAACAGTGAGACAAGCAAGTGCCGCGATGGACTGTGTGTTAAAAGAACCGGCCGGCAGGACTTCTGGAACTACACCAGCACCACGAGTCCCGCGCCCTCTAACCTGCAGCCTGGTGAAGTGCCAATGGAACAGCTCACTGTAAATGGCGTTGCAGCGCGGTATGGCCAATACACGGGCGCAGGCACATCCGACACCAACCCCATCCTCAACAATACAGTCGCAAAACAGGGCGGCTGGTATTGGGTAGAGGTCATGCCTTACGTCGAGGATGCAAGCAAATCGGGCCTGATCGCCAATGCAGCGGCCAATCAGTTAGCACTGCATATGTCCCCGAATGTGGTTTATCGCATTACAGCCATTGCCAAGGGGCGCAAACCAAACACCCAAGTGGTATTGCAGCAAGCATACGCGCGGCAAAAACTCAAGGACTAA
- a CDS encoding GNAT family N-acetyltransferase produces the protein MSSIQVRPATLRDAKAIAQVHTTSALEAYRGLLPDDQLKSMSSVEKRQAYWREAIEYCEPQVQVAVDGDKIVGFVGFDRSRDEKSRPTTGEIWAIYAAPSHWSQGVGVALWDAARDGLAEEGCTTVTAWVPLRNERALRFHELAGFKREMTTAKTAVVGGVKIEEVRLKRPLN, from the coding sequence ATGTCCAGTATTCAGGTCCGCCCTGCCACACTCCGCGATGCCAAGGCCATCGCCCAGGTTCACACCACCTCCGCACTGGAGGCCTACCGTGGTTTGCTGCCGGACGACCAGCTGAAGTCCATGTCGTCGGTGGAAAAGCGCCAGGCCTACTGGCGCGAAGCCATCGAGTATTGCGAACCCCAGGTGCAGGTTGCCGTGGACGGCGACAAGATCGTCGGCTTCGTCGGCTTCGACCGTTCGCGCGATGAAAAAAGCCGCCCTACCACGGGCGAGATCTGGGCCATCTACGCTGCCCCCAGCCACTGGAGCCAGGGTGTGGGCGTGGCCCTGTGGGACGCTGCCCGCGACGGCCTGGCCGAAGAGGGCTGCACCACCGTCACCGCCTGGGTGCCACTGCGCAACGAGCGCGCGCTGCGCTTTCACGAGCTGGCCGGCTTCAAGCGCGAGATGACCACCGCCAAGACCGCCGTCGTGGGCGGCGTGAAGATCGAGGAAGTGCGCCTGAAGCGCCCGCTGAACTGA